In one Parvibaculum sp. genomic region, the following are encoded:
- a CDS encoding pyridoxamine 5'-phosphate oxidase family protein yields the protein MSGYETSAAHRVRQVPKRAAYDRATVHGILDAGYVAHVAFMGEAGPVALPMVYVRDGDAVLIHGSRKSRLMRMIGGGAPICLTVTLIDGLVLARSAFHHSMNYRSVMAHGVAETVTEAEKPRALDLFTARVRQGRPPETRPANTQELKATQVLRLPLAEVAAKVRSGGPLDDPEDMDLPVWAGVVPMQMVFGEPVRDMSVAPAE from the coding sequence ATGAGCGGCTACGAGACATCGGCGGCGCACCGGGTACGGCAGGTGCCGAAGCGGGCGGCCTATGACCGCGCGACGGTGCACGGCATTCTCGATGCCGGCTATGTCGCCCATGTGGCATTCATGGGCGAGGCGGGGCCCGTCGCTCTGCCGATGGTCTATGTCCGCGACGGCGACGCCGTGCTGATCCACGGATCGCGCAAGAGCCGGCTGATGCGGATGATCGGCGGCGGCGCGCCGATCTGCCTGACCGTTACGCTGATCGACGGGCTGGTGCTGGCGCGCTCTGCCTTCCACCACTCGATGAACTACCGCTCGGTGATGGCGCATGGCGTGGCTGAGACGGTGACGGAGGCAGAGAAGCCGCGCGCGCTCGACCTGTTCACGGCCCGCGTCCGGCAGGGGCGCCCGCCCGAGACACGGCCCGCCAACACGCAGGAATTGAAGGCGACGCAGGTGTTGCGGCTGCCGCTCGCCGAGGTCGCGGCCAAGGTCCGCAGCGGCGGCCCGCTCGACGACCCGGAAGATATGGACCTGCCGGTCTGGGCCGGCGTCGTTCCGATGCAGATGGTTTTCGGAGAGCCGGTGCGCGACATGTCCGTCGCTCCGGCGGAATAG
- a CDS encoding DUF1272 domain-containing protein, giving the protein MLEMKSACEKCEAPTPKDGAAEICSFECTFCPPCAEGMAHVCPNCGGELLARPKRTLDV; this is encoded by the coding sequence ATGCTCGAAATGAAATCCGCCTGCGAGAAATGCGAGGCGCCGACGCCGAAAGACGGCGCGGCCGAAATCTGCAGCTTCGAATGCACCTTCTGTCCGCCCTGCGCGGAGGGGATGGCGCATGTCTGTCCGAACTGCGGCGGCGAGCTTCTGGCGCGGCCGAAGCGGACGCTGGACGTCTGA
- a CDS encoding PLP-dependent aminotransferase family protein encodes MPASPLPLGTLALDNDAEAPLYRQLYDALREAILDGRLHPGARLPSSRTLAGDLGVGRNTVLTAYDQLTAEGYLEGQVGAGTRIAAVLPDSLLQLDRQARPHQPGRPARNTRGLSERGQALSATRRLAPAYSRGEGRPFLHGLPAIDQFPNMLWSRLLARHARDPRRGNLGYEVGIGLPALREAIAAYAGAARGVVCTAEQVIVTVGAQGALDMAARMLLDPGDPVWIEDPGYLGARGALLGAGATLVPVPVDGEGIDVEAGIARHETPRLIYVTPSHQFPLGATLSLPRRLALLDHARQSGAWVLEDDYDSEYRYQGRPIASLQGLDRAGTVIYMGTFAKTMFPAIRIGYLIVPENLVDAFGTAIRITGHVPPATVQAALADFIGEGHFGGHVRRMRALYAERRALLLKALDNELAPWLEAAPGEGGLQLSAYLADGADDAAMARAAAEADIHISPLSLYRLETGRPGLYMGYASVPEAEIGKAATRLAGILAKAGCPRRF; translated from the coding sequence ATGCCCGCAAGCCCCTTGCCCCTCGGCACGCTGGCGCTCGACAACGACGCCGAGGCGCCGCTCTATCGTCAGCTCTACGACGCGCTGCGCGAGGCCATTCTCGATGGAAGGCTGCATCCCGGCGCGCGCCTGCCTTCCTCACGCACACTTGCCGGCGACCTGGGTGTCGGGCGCAATACGGTGCTGACCGCCTACGACCAGTTGACCGCCGAAGGCTATCTGGAGGGACAGGTGGGCGCCGGCACCCGCATCGCCGCCGTCCTGCCGGACAGCCTGCTGCAACTCGACCGGCAGGCGCGCCCACACCAGCCGGGCCGCCCTGCCCGCAATACGCGCGGCCTGTCCGAGCGCGGCCAGGCACTCTCGGCGACGCGCCGCCTCGCACCGGCCTACAGCCGCGGCGAAGGCCGCCCCTTCCTGCACGGCCTGCCGGCCATCGACCAATTCCCGAACATGCTCTGGAGCCGTTTGCTGGCGCGCCATGCGCGCGATCCGCGGCGCGGCAATCTGGGCTATGAGGTCGGCATCGGCCTGCCTGCGCTGCGCGAGGCCATTGCCGCCTATGCGGGTGCGGCACGCGGCGTCGTCTGCACGGCGGAACAAGTGATCGTGACGGTCGGCGCGCAGGGCGCGCTCGACATGGCGGCGCGGATGCTGCTCGATCCGGGCGACCCGGTCTGGATCGAGGATCCGGGCTATCTCGGCGCACGTGGCGCGCTGCTGGGCGCCGGCGCGACGCTTGTCCCCGTGCCCGTCGACGGCGAAGGCATCGATGTCGAGGCGGGCATCGCCCGGCACGAAACGCCGCGCCTGATTTATGTGACCCCGTCCCACCAGTTCCCGCTCGGCGCAACGCTTTCATTGCCGCGCCGCCTCGCCCTGCTCGACCATGCGCGGCAATCCGGCGCCTGGGTGCTGGAGGACGACTACGATTCGGAATACCGCTATCAGGGCCGCCCCATCGCCTCGCTGCAGGGCCTCGATCGTGCCGGCACCGTGATCTACATGGGCACCTTCGCCAAGACGATGTTTCCGGCCATCAGGATCGGCTACCTGATCGTCCCCGAAAATCTGGTCGACGCCTTCGGCACCGCCATCCGCATCACCGGCCATGTGCCGCCCGCGACGGTGCAGGCGGCACTGGCGGACTTCATCGGCGAGGGCCACTTCGGCGGTCACGTCAGGCGAATGCGGGCGCTCTATGCCGAACGGCGCGCCCTGCTGCTGAAGGCGCTCGACAACGAACTTGCCCCCTGGCTCGAAGCGGCGCCGGGCGAAGGCGGGCTGCAGCTCTCGGCTTATCTGGCCGACGGCGCCGACGATGCAGCCATGGCGCGCGCGGCGGCCGAAGCCGATATTCACATCAGTCCACTCTCGCTCTATCGGCTGGAAACCGGACGGCCGGGCCTTTATATGGGCTACGCTTCGGTGCCCGAGGCGGAAATCGGCAAGGCGGCAACCCGCCTCGCCGGCATATTGGCAAAGGCCGGCTGCCCCCGGCGCTTCTGA
- a CDS encoding glutathione S-transferase family protein produces MRLYQMQDSGNCYKVRLAAHQLGMALELVDVDILKGESRTGDFLAMNPNGRVPTVEFDDGRTLPESNAILFYLAEGSALLPDDRMARAQALQWMFFEQYSHEPYIAVARFWQSIKPGGYKEKKDSFPYWHERGYQALDVMERHLSSHDWFAGGQYSIADIALYAYTHVAHEGGFDLAPYKAIGRWMDRIRSEPGHVPMDWRP; encoded by the coding sequence ATGCGCCTCTACCAGATGCAGGACAGCGGCAACTGCTACAAGGTGCGCCTCGCCGCGCATCAGCTCGGTATGGCCCTTGAGCTCGTCGATGTGGACATACTGAAAGGCGAAAGCCGGACCGGCGATTTCCTTGCCATGAACCCGAACGGACGCGTGCCGACCGTCGAATTCGACGACGGACGGACGTTGCCGGAATCGAACGCCATCCTGTTCTATCTGGCCGAAGGCTCGGCCCTGCTGCCGGACGACCGCATGGCGCGCGCGCAGGCCCTGCAATGGATGTTCTTCGAGCAGTACAGCCACGAGCCCTATATCGCGGTGGCCCGCTTCTGGCAGTCGATCAAGCCCGGTGGCTACAAAGAGAAGAAGGACAGCTTTCCCTACTGGCACGAGCGCGGCTATCAGGCCCTCGACGTCATGGAACGTCACCTTTCCAGCCATGACTGGTTCGCGGGCGGACAATACTCTATCGCCGACATCGCACTCTACGCCTACACGCATGTCGCCCATGAAGGCGGCTTCGATCTTGCTCCCTACAAGGCAATCGGCCGCTGGATGGACCGCATACGGAGCGAGCCCGGTCACGTCCCGATGGACTGGCGCCCGTGA
- a CDS encoding marine proteobacterial sortase target protein, with amino-acid sequence MADVESGALLLNSTEPGKYVPAPLLATDVQIDVTGPLARARVTQHFINPGDGWVEGKYVFPLPENSAVDTLKMVIGTRVIEGQIKEKQEARQIYEEARADGRRASLVEQQRPNVFTNSVANIGPRETIVVQIEYQQTVRQDGDAFSLRFPMVVAPRYVPMSATPQLVDFKPGEGGWGEILPPEAPLDLEQPPVLHPDMGKINPVSLAISLDAGFALGTVESAHHEISLTRDGARKAKLTLAQELTPANKDFELVWKPAAASAPAAALFRERVGDEDYILVMLTPPAGQTLPKAKPREIILVIDNSGSMSGPSMVQAKQSLLWALDRLTPDDTFNVIRFDHTMTVLFPQAVAAHGENLDVARRYVRGLSAQGGTEMLPALKASLIDPNANDNSRLRQIVFLTDGAIYNERELFTEITNNLGRSRIFTVGIGSAPNSYFMARAAEAGRGTFTHIGKETQVAERMSVLFDKLQHPVMTDIAASWPDGRNTQSWPNPVPDLYKGEPIVLSARMPNAEGTLTLKGQLAGAPWEIRLPLDAGETRPGIGKLWARRKIEQLEADARIEGDWQKHDGDILKTALGHHIVSRLTSLVAVDVTPARPDGAPLTSRDMPVNLPEGWDYEKVFGGEAMPAAQRAAFRTSAAPMLAMAAMPASADAAAPGLALPQTSTDADALIHGGLLAFMLAALLVALRWLQRQWTRGAYARRRL; translated from the coding sequence ATGGCGGATGTCGAAAGCGGCGCCCTGCTGCTGAATTCGACCGAACCCGGCAAATATGTGCCGGCGCCGCTGCTCGCCACCGATGTACAGATCGACGTGACCGGCCCACTGGCGCGCGCGCGTGTGACGCAGCACTTCATCAACCCGGGCGACGGCTGGGTCGAAGGCAAATACGTCTTTCCTCTGCCGGAGAATTCGGCCGTCGACACTTTGAAAATGGTGATCGGCACCCGCGTGATCGAAGGTCAGATCAAGGAAAAGCAGGAAGCGCGGCAGATCTACGAAGAGGCGCGCGCCGACGGCCGCCGCGCCAGCCTTGTCGAACAGCAGCGCCCCAACGTGTTCACCAACTCGGTCGCCAATATCGGCCCGAGGGAAACGATTGTCGTCCAGATCGAATATCAGCAGACCGTGCGCCAGGATGGCGACGCCTTCTCGCTGCGCTTCCCGATGGTCGTCGCGCCGCGCTATGTGCCGATGAGCGCCACGCCGCAACTCGTCGACTTCAAGCCCGGCGAGGGCGGCTGGGGCGAAATACTTCCGCCCGAAGCGCCGCTCGACCTCGAACAACCGCCGGTTCTTCATCCCGACATGGGCAAGATCAACCCCGTCAGCCTCGCCATCTCGCTCGACGCCGGTTTCGCGCTCGGCACGGTGGAGAGTGCGCATCATGAGATTTCCCTGACACGCGACGGTGCGCGCAAGGCGAAGCTGACGCTGGCCCAGGAACTGACGCCGGCCAACAAGGACTTCGAGCTTGTGTGGAAGCCGGCTGCGGCATCCGCGCCCGCCGCGGCGCTCTTTCGCGAGCGTGTCGGCGACGAAGACTACATCCTCGTCATGCTGACACCGCCGGCCGGCCAGACGCTGCCGAAAGCAAAACCGCGCGAGATCATCCTCGTGATCGACAATTCCGGCTCCATGTCGGGGCCGTCGATGGTTCAAGCCAAGCAGAGCCTTCTCTGGGCGCTGGACAGGTTGACGCCGGACGACACTTTCAACGTGATCCGCTTCGACCACACGATGACGGTCCTGTTCCCGCAAGCCGTCGCGGCGCATGGCGAAAACCTCGACGTGGCCCGCCGGTATGTGCGGGGGCTGTCGGCGCAGGGCGGCACCGAAATGCTGCCGGCGCTCAAGGCTTCGCTCATCGACCCCAACGCAAACGACAATTCGCGTCTCCGCCAGATTGTGTTCCTGACCGACGGCGCGATTTACAACGAACGCGAACTCTTCACCGAGATCACCAACAATCTCGGCCGGTCGCGCATCTTCACGGTCGGCATCGGCTCGGCCCCCAACAGCTACTTCATGGCTCGCGCCGCCGAAGCCGGGCGCGGCACCTTCACGCATATCGGCAAGGAAACGCAGGTTGCCGAGCGCATGAGTGTGCTTTTCGACAAGTTGCAGCACCCGGTGATGACGGACATCGCGGCAAGCTGGCCCGACGGGCGCAATACGCAAAGCTGGCCGAACCCGGTTCCCGATCTCTACAAGGGCGAACCGATCGTGTTGTCGGCCCGCATGCCGAATGCGGAGGGAACGCTGACGCTGAAAGGTCAGCTTGCCGGCGCGCCCTGGGAAATACGCCTGCCGCTCGACGCCGGCGAAACGCGGCCCGGCATCGGCAAGCTCTGGGCAAGGCGCAAGATCGAACAGCTCGAAGCCGACGCCCGCATCGAGGGTGACTGGCAGAAGCATGACGGCGACATTCTGAAGACCGCGCTCGGTCATCATATTGTCAGCCGGTTGACGAGCCTTGTCGCGGTCGATGTGACGCCGGCGCGCCCCGACGGCGCACCTCTGACGTCGCGGGACATGCCGGTCAATCTGCCGGAAGGTTGGGACTACGAAAAAGTCTTCGGTGGCGAGGCGATGCCCGCAGCTCAGCGCGCTGCCTTCAGGACCAGTGCCGCACCGATGCTCGCCATGGCGGCAATGCCGGCCTCCGCCGATGCCGCCGCCCCCGGCCTCGCCCTGCCGCAGACCTCGACCGACGCCGACGCGCTGATCCATGGCGGATTGCTGGCCTTCATGCTGGCGGCCCTGCTTGTCGCCCTTCGCTGGCTGCAACGGCAATGGACGCGCGGCGCCTATGCACGGCGGCGCCTGTGA
- a CDS encoding class GN sortase, translating into MPGKNAAALFWAAAIALCLGFGIWQAGQGVYIKAKAELAQILLERAWQRTLIDGNSHKAWPWADTWPVAMLEAPAHGRRQIVLSNASGEALAFGPGHLLGSPLPGAGAGGTSVIAGHRDTHFSFLRNLKSDDVVILTTANGLARRYIVDGADIVDARLTQIDPSAETGIALVTCYPFDATERGDLRYVVFATPAPDAI; encoded by the coding sequence GTGCCCGGAAAAAACGCGGCGGCCCTTTTCTGGGCCGCCGCAATCGCGCTCTGCCTCGGTTTCGGCATCTGGCAAGCCGGTCAGGGCGTCTACATCAAGGCAAAGGCCGAACTTGCCCAGATATTGCTCGAACGCGCCTGGCAGCGAACTTTGATAGACGGCAACTCACACAAGGCATGGCCCTGGGCCGACACATGGCCGGTCGCAATGCTCGAAGCACCCGCGCATGGCAGGCGGCAGATCGTGTTGTCGAACGCGAGCGGCGAGGCACTTGCGTTCGGACCGGGGCATTTGCTCGGCTCGCCCTTGCCCGGCGCCGGCGCCGGCGGCACGTCGGTAATTGCCGGTCATCGCGACACTCATTTTTCTTTTTTGCGCAACCTCAAAAGTGACGATGTCGTCATTCTGACGACAGCCAATGGGTTGGCGCGACGATATATCGTCGACGGCGCCGACATTGTCGATGCACGTCTGACTCAAATAGACCCGAGTGCAGAAACCGGCATCGCGCTTGTGACCTGCTACCCCTTCGACGCAACGGAACGCGGAGATTTGCGCTACGTCGTTTTTGCAACGCCAGCGCCTGATGCGATCTGA
- a CDS encoding TetR/AcrR family transcriptional regulator, with amino-acid sequence MSRYWLVEGGESLGLEDYRRSVSETKRAAILKAARQNFLTGGYSKAAMAEIARDADVSTATLYKHFSSKETLFRAVIEEAYGGIDERPISDIGDASAHDVLRGICRIYLRQQFEDQMNGLLRMVIGEVPTSPQLAQEVFTRGVTVRYRQFRKVLDALVARGDLAPHDTETSVRQLGGMVKEFIVWPALFTKDYSIPDDIDDTIGACVSAYLSIYGHRTAARITG; translated from the coding sequence GTGAGCCGATATTGGCTCGTGGAAGGCGGCGAAAGTTTGGGACTTGAAGACTACAGGCGCTCTGTCAGCGAAACGAAGCGCGCGGCTATCCTGAAAGCGGCGCGGCAGAATTTCCTGACCGGAGGTTACAGCAAGGCAGCAATGGCGGAAATCGCGCGTGACGCCGATGTTTCGACAGCAACGCTCTACAAACATTTTTCGTCGAAAGAAACGCTTTTCAGGGCAGTCATCGAGGAAGCCTATGGTGGCATCGATGAACGTCCGATCTCCGACATCGGCGACGCGTCCGCGCACGACGTCCTGCGCGGCATCTGCCGCATCTATCTCCGTCAACAATTCGAAGATCAGATGAACGGCCTGTTGCGCATGGTCATCGGCGAGGTGCCGACATCGCCGCAATTGGCACAAGAGGTTTTCACGCGTGGCGTCACCGTGCGCTACCGACAATTCAGGAAAGTGCTCGATGCACTGGTCGCGCGTGGCGACCTTGCGCCGCACGACACCGAAACGAGTGTGCGCCAACTGGGAGGGATGGTGAAGGAATTCATCGTCTGGCCGGCGCTCTTCACGAAAGACTACAGCATACCGGACGACATCGACGATACGATCGGTGCCTGCGTGAGCGCCTATCTCTCGATCTACGGCCATCGCACCGCCGCAAGAATAACCGGATAG
- a CDS encoding TetR/AcrR family transcriptional regulator: MGLDTHRRNVSERKRASILEAARNSFLENGYSRAGMAEIARDADVSTATLYKHFSSKEELFSAVVKHAGRSVANYTGLVAPDDTARDILYKLCKAYISVQYDHNVNALMRIVIAEVPSAPKLAAEMYEVIGNRRNEGLMAVIDAMIERGMLRPHDSSFGVRIGAGMLKEFFVWPALFDANFQIPEDAEDKIEACIDAYLKLYGPTAS; this comes from the coding sequence TTGGGACTCGACACCCATAGAAGAAACGTCAGCGAGCGGAAGCGCGCATCCATTCTCGAGGCGGCGCGCAACAGCTTTCTCGAAAACGGTTACAGCCGCGCCGGCATGGCGGAAATCGCACGCGACGCGGATGTGTCGACGGCGACGCTCTACAAGCATTTTTCGTCGAAGGAAGAGTTGTTCTCCGCCGTGGTCAAACATGCCGGCCGGTCAGTCGCCAACTATACGGGCCTGGTTGCCCCCGACGACACAGCGCGCGACATTCTCTACAAACTTTGCAAGGCCTATATTTCCGTCCAGTACGACCACAACGTCAACGCATTGATGCGCATCGTCATTGCGGAAGTTCCGAGCGCGCCGAAACTGGCCGCCGAGATGTACGAGGTCATCGGCAACCGCCGCAACGAAGGTTTGATGGCGGTTATCGACGCAATGATCGAGCGCGGCATGCTGCGTCCGCATGACAGCTCCTTCGGTGTGCGGATCGGTGCCGGCATGCTGAAGGAATTCTTCGTCTGGCCGGCCTTGTTCGACGCCAACTTCCAGATACCCGAAGACGCCGAAGACAAGATCGAAGCCTGCATCGACGCCTATTTGAAGCTCTACGGCCCCACCGCGTCCTGA
- a CDS encoding class I SAM-dependent methyltransferase gives MSGMIEFDDAAAKSVEAMYLTPDVVGQRARVLDMLSPKPGERIIDIGVGPGLLAQDLARLVGDTGRVVGLDAAAAMIKMARTRLAALPQAECVEGDACALKFPDAWFDAAVSTQVYEYVADMPAALSELHRVLRPGGRALVLDTDWRSIVWHSSDEARMGRVLACWDGHLADPHLPARLAPLFRRAGFTVARVEIVPMLSPHWQPVSYAAGIMRAIHGYARGNGARYGLSEVEVQAWYDDQLRLIERGEFFFSVNRYAFLATRQDAVGP, from the coding sequence ATGAGCGGCATGATCGAATTCGACGATGCGGCGGCCAAATCCGTCGAGGCGATGTATCTGACGCCCGATGTCGTCGGCCAGCGCGCCCGCGTGCTCGACATGCTGTCGCCGAAGCCCGGCGAGCGGATCATCGATATCGGCGTCGGCCCCGGTCTGCTGGCGCAGGACCTGGCGCGGCTGGTCGGCGATACGGGCCGCGTCGTCGGTCTCGACGCGGCGGCGGCGATGATCAAGATGGCGCGCACGCGGCTCGCGGCATTGCCGCAGGCCGAATGCGTCGAGGGCGATGCCTGCGCCTTGAAATTTCCGGATGCCTGGTTCGATGCGGCGGTGTCGACGCAGGTTTACGAATATGTTGCCGACATGCCGGCGGCGCTTTCCGAATTGCATCGCGTGTTGCGGCCCGGCGGGCGGGCGCTGGTGCTCGACACGGACTGGCGCAGTATCGTCTGGCACTCCTCCGACGAGGCGCGCATGGGTCGTGTGCTTGCGTGCTGGGACGGGCATCTGGCCGATCCGCATTTGCCGGCCAGGCTCGCGCCGCTTTTCAGGCGCGCCGGTTTCACGGTTGCCCGTGTCGAGATCGTGCCGATGCTTTCGCCGCATTGGCAGCCGGTGTCATACGCCGCCGGCATCATGCGCGCGATCCATGGCTATGCGCGCGGCAACGGCGCGAGATACGGTCTGTCGGAAGTCGAGGTTCAGGCCTGGTATGACGATCAGCTCCGGCTGATCGAGCGCGGCGAATTCTTTTTCAGCGTCAACCGCTATGCGTTTCTGGCGACCCGTCAGGACGCGGTGGGGCCGTAG
- a CDS encoding PH domain-containing protein — protein sequence MTDPAAAPVLFRAHWTIYLPSLVVAAVWAGVYFWADTREPPLAAIRSVALAIEAVVVPLLLLHAFMRARSLRVAVAAGALDAQWGFPWRRRLALPLRDIAAVQVRPSIAQRLFGGGALAVTLGNGKRHLIADLGDPAAVARIVAAHQGGEGA from the coding sequence ATGACCGATCCCGCCGCCGCGCCGGTGCTTTTCCGCGCCCATTGGACGATTTACCTGCCGTCGCTTGTCGTGGCGGCGGTCTGGGCGGGCGTTTATTTCTGGGCGGATACACGCGAGCCGCCGCTCGCCGCCATTCGCAGCGTTGCGCTCGCGATCGAGGCAGTCGTGGTGCCGTTGCTGCTTCTGCATGCGTTCATGCGGGCGCGGAGCTTGCGCGTTGCGGTCGCGGCCGGCGCACTCGATGCGCAATGGGGTTTCCCGTGGCGGCGGCGGCTTGCATTGCCGCTGCGTGACATTGCTGCCGTGCAGGTGCGACCCTCGATCGCGCAGCGGCTTTTCGGCGGCGGGGCGCTCGCCGTGACGCTTGGCAACGGCAAACGGCATCTCATTGCCGATCTCGGCGATCCGGCGGCGGTGGCGCGCATCGTCGCGGCACATCAAGGAGGCGAAGGCGCATGA